In the genome of Macellibacteroides fermentans, one region contains:
- the tnpB gene encoding IS66 family insertion sequence element accessory protein TnpB (TnpB, as the term is used for proteins encoded by IS66 family insertion elements, is considered an accessory protein, since TnpC, encoded by a neighboring gene, is a DDE family transposase.), translating into MFALTESMSYYLCPHYVDMRKGIYSLYQLVKTDMKRNPLSGEVFLFLGRNRSLIKILHWEDGGFVLYQKKLERGTFEVPRFNPSNNEFEMKWKTFVLIMEGVSVRSAKYRRRF; encoded by the coding sequence ATGTTTGCACTTACAGAATCCATGAGCTATTATCTATGTCCGCATTACGTGGACATGCGCAAAGGCATCTATTCCCTATACCAGTTAGTGAAGACAGACATGAAACGGAATCCTTTGTCGGGAGAGGTTTTTCTCTTCCTTGGCAGGAACCGGTCGTTAATTAAGATCCTTCACTGGGAAGACGGTGGATTTGTTTTGTATCAGAAAAAGCTGGAACGGGGCACCTTTGAAGTCCCCCGATTTAACCCTTCAAACAATGAGTTTGAGATGAAATGGAAGACCTTTGTCTTGATAATGGAGGGCGTCTCGGTCCGTTCGGCAAAGTACAGGAGAAGGTTTTAG
- a CDS encoding porin family protein produces the protein MKKILLLCLVMLMVPAVYAQVSFGVRAGIGSSALVQKVDGSPVSGARFGFSLAGMLDVPVYKRFSLRPELVFINQGGSYEAFENSTTPTAHSCYYYSIQVPLNVVYSIPINEAKLGISLGPNFNYSLFGNMKSGQADYDIKFGQTEENDLKPFDLGVNIGLSAIYKDVFFGIHATYGTLDRLAEKPQGASSVYQNNITFSLGYFFR, from the coding sequence ATGAAAAAGATACTGCTACTATGTTTGGTGATGTTGATGGTGCCTGCTGTTTATGCACAGGTGTCGTTCGGGGTTAGGGCAGGGATCGGTTCTTCCGCTCTTGTCCAGAAGGTGGATGGGTCGCCTGTATCGGGAGCCCGTTTTGGCTTCAGCTTGGCTGGAATGCTGGATGTTCCGGTGTATAAACGATTTTCACTAAGGCCGGAACTTGTATTTATTAATCAGGGAGGGTCGTACGAGGCTTTCGAAAACAGTACAACACCTACCGCCCATTCATGCTACTACTATTCTATTCAGGTTCCGCTGAATGTGGTTTATTCTATTCCTATAAACGAAGCTAAGCTGGGAATTTCTCTTGGACCGAATTTTAATTATTCTCTTTTCGGTAATATGAAGTCCGGACAGGCCGATTATGATATCAAATTCGGACAAACGGAAGAAAATGACCTCAAGCCCTTCGATCTGGGTGTAAATATTGGATTAAGTGCGATTTATAAAGATGTATTCTTTGGCATACATGCTACTTACGGAACCCTGGACCGGTTGGCCGAAAAACCACAGGGAGCCTCCTCCGTTTATCAGAACAATATTACCTTTTCGCTTGGCTACTTCTTCCGTTAG
- the rpsB gene encoding 30S ribosomal protein S2, with protein sequence MSRVNFDQLLEAGVHFGHLKRKWNPAMAPYIFMERNGIHIIDLYKTVAKVDEAAEILKQMAKAGKKILFVATKKQAKQTVADKAASVGMPYVIERWAGGMLTNFPTIRKAIKKMTTIDKMTKDGTFDNLSKREKLQITRQRAKLEKTLGSIADLTRLPSALFVVDVMKEHIAVREANRLGIPVFAMVDTNSNPNNIDFVIPANDDATKSVEVILGAICEAMNEGLQERKAEKIDTEAAGEGEAAPKRERKAKAGVKRTRKEDEEALNARVVGKFVKDIEE encoded by the coding sequence ATGTCAAGAGTTAATTTTGATCAGTTATTAGAAGCCGGAGTCCACTTCGGACACTTAAAAAGAAAGTGGAACCCCGCTATGGCTCCTTATATTTTCATGGAGCGCAATGGTATTCATATCATTGACTTATATAAAACAGTTGCTAAAGTAGACGAAGCTGCAGAAATCTTGAAACAGATGGCTAAAGCCGGCAAGAAAATTCTTTTCGTTGCTACCAAAAAACAAGCTAAACAAACCGTTGCTGATAAGGCTGCTTCTGTAGGTATGCCTTACGTTATCGAAAGATGGGCTGGTGGTATGCTTACCAACTTCCCTACAATTCGTAAAGCCATCAAAAAGATGACTACGATCGATAAAATGACAAAGGACGGTACATTTGATAATCTTTCAAAAAGAGAAAAACTTCAGATTACTCGTCAGCGTGCAAAATTGGAAAAGACTTTAGGTTCTATTGCAGACCTAACCCGTCTTCCTTCTGCTTTGTTCGTTGTAGACGTAATGAAAGAACATATTGCTGTTCGTGAAGCAAACCGTTTGGGTATTCCGGTATTCGCTATGGTGGATACAAACTCTAACCCTAACAACATCGACTTCGTAATCCCTGCTAACGATGATGCTACAAAATCTGTAGAAGTTATCCTGGGTGCAATTTGCGAAGCTATGAACGAAGGTTTGCAGGAACGTAAGGCTGAAAAGATCGACACTGAAGCTGCAGGCGAAGGCGAAGCTGCTCCTAAAAGAGAACGCAAAGCTAAAGCTGGTGTTAAGAGAACAAGAAAAGAAGACGAAGAAGCATTGAATGCACGCGTTGTTGGAAAGTTCGTTAAGGATATAGAAGAATAA
- the rpsI gene encoding 30S ribosomal protein S9: MEVVNAIGRRKAAVARVFVSEGTGKITINKRDLTTYFPSTILQFIVKQPLSKLNVAEQYDIKINLDGGGFKGQSEAARLAIARALIKINPEDKPALRAEGFVTRDPRTVERKKPGQPKARKRFQFSKR, from the coding sequence ATGGAAGTAGTAAATGCAATAGGAAGACGTAAAGCTGCAGTTGCTCGCGTATTCGTTAGCGAAGGAACAGGAAAGATTACAATCAACAAACGTGATCTTACAACTTACTTCCCTTCAACAATTCTTCAGTTTATTGTTAAGCAGCCTTTATCTAAATTGAATGTTGCTGAACAATACGACATTAAGATTAATCTTGACGGAGGTGGTTTCAAAGGTCAGTCTGAAGCAGCTCGTTTGGCAATTGCCCGCGCGTTGATCAAGATCAATCCGGAAGACAAGCCTGCTTTAAGAGCTGAAGGCTTCGTTACACGCGATCCACGTACGGTTGAACGTAAAAAACCAGGTCAGCCAAAAGCACGCAAGAGATTCCAGTTCAGCAAACGTTAA
- a CDS encoding ABC transporter permease, which yields MFDIDRWQEIWVTITRNKTRSLLTCFGVFWGILMLVLLLGSGTGLKNGMMQGVKGFATNSVFVFSNQTSEPYKGFNKGRSWNMRNRDVESIRKNVKGIEAISPVIWGNRSDKNVAYGQVSGTYNVKGIYPDYFKIESQDIFFGRLLNDIDHNSRRKVCNIGKKVCDELFMGQDPCGKFIRVNGLYYQIVGVIKGKASGLNLGGRSEESIYLPFSTMQQTLNQGDILHLLCFSAYAGQSVEPIIEDVRKILSAQNEIAPNDPQAIQFVNIAKQFETFNMLFIGIDFLVWLVGMGTLLAGVIGISNIMMVTVKERTKEIGVRRALGAKPYNIISQVMSESLALTAMAGLLGLSFGVFILDIINKAMSTQEVTRETFFINPGVDIDTAVYASIVLLISGMVAGLIPAWRAMQIKAIDAIREE from the coding sequence ATGTTTGATATAGACAGATGGCAAGAAATTTGGGTTACCATCACCCGTAACAAAACAAGAAGTCTTCTTACCTGTTTTGGCGTTTTCTGGGGTATTCTGATGCTTGTGTTGCTGCTGGGATCGGGAACGGGATTAAAAAACGGCATGATGCAAGGGGTAAAAGGATTTGCCACCAACTCGGTGTTCGTATTCTCAAACCAGACCAGCGAACCATACAAAGGCTTTAACAAAGGCCGTTCGTGGAACATGCGCAACAGAGATGTGGAGAGTATCCGCAAAAATGTAAAGGGAATCGAAGCGATCTCGCCGGTTATCTGGGGTAACAGATCGGACAAGAACGTGGCCTACGGCCAGGTTTCGGGCACATACAATGTAAAAGGAATCTATCCCGATTACTTTAAGATTGAAAGTCAGGACATCTTCTTCGGCCGTTTGCTGAACGACATCGACCATAACAGCCGCAGAAAGGTTTGCAATATCGGAAAAAAAGTGTGCGATGAACTATTTATGGGACAAGACCCCTGCGGAAAGTTTATCCGGGTAAACGGACTATACTACCAGATTGTAGGTGTAATAAAAGGCAAGGCCTCCGGACTAAACCTGGGGGGACGTTCTGAAGAGAGCATTTACCTGCCCTTCTCCACCATGCAGCAAACCCTGAACCAGGGCGATATACTTCACCTGTTGTGCTTCAGCGCCTATGCGGGTCAGTCGGTTGAACCCATTATTGAAGATGTAAGAAAGATATTGAGTGCTCAGAATGAGATTGCACCAAACGATCCGCAAGCTATTCAGTTTGTAAATATCGCCAAGCAGTTCGAGACATTCAACATGCTGTTTATCGGGATCGACTTCCTGGTTTGGCTGGTTGGTATGGGTACGTTGCTGGCAGGTGTAATCGGTATCAGTAACATTATGATGGTGACTGTAAAAGAGCGTACCAAAGAAATCGGAGTAAGACGTGCCCTGGGAGCCAAACCCTACAATATCATTTCGCAGGTTATGAGCGAAAGTCTTGCACTTACAGCCATGGCCGGATTGCTCGGACTCAGTTTCGGGGTATTCATCCTGGATATCATCAATAAAGCCATGTCCACGCAGGAGGTTACCAGAGAGACATTCTTTATTAATCCGGGAGTAGATATAGACACAGCCGTGTATGCCTCAATCGTATTGCTGATAAGTGGTATGGTTGCCGGATTGATCCCGGCGTGGCGGGCCATGCAGATTAAGGCTATAGATGCCATCAGAGAAGAATAA
- a CDS encoding efflux RND transporter periplasmic adaptor subunit, whose protein sequence is MKSINVKKILRTFLLVLVGVAVLSTFYFLWKKSQPVITQYEIVTPKLDTVVTKTVATGNVEPRFEVLIKPQISGIVAELNKEAGQMVKEGEIIAKIKVIPEMVQLNSAESRVKVAQITLSQIEETYKRDKQLHTQGVIAREDFELSEANYKKAKEEAQNAQDALEIIRDGIAKNSKVASTTLVRSTITGMILDVPIKVGNSVIQSNNFNDGTTIASVANMNDMIFKGTVDETEIGRIHEGMPIRLTVGAMESRVFDAMLEYVSPKGVEKNGAILFEIKAAVSIPGDAFIRAGYSANAEIVLKKSENVLTVPESTVEFSGDSAFVQVVKQEKPEQVFEKKYVKVGLSDGIKIEITEGLTVKSKIRGAAIEPNKK, encoded by the coding sequence ATGAAAAGCATCAACGTGAAAAAGATTTTACGCACTTTCTTACTCGTGTTGGTAGGAGTAGCCGTTCTCAGTACTTTCTATTTCTTGTGGAAAAAATCACAACCGGTAATCACCCAATATGAAATCGTGACCCCTAAACTAGACACGGTTGTAACCAAAACTGTAGCAACCGGAAATGTGGAACCTCGTTTCGAAGTACTTATCAAACCGCAGATCAGCGGTATCGTGGCCGAGCTTAACAAAGAGGCCGGACAGATGGTAAAAGAGGGCGAGATTATTGCAAAAATCAAGGTTATACCGGAAATGGTTCAGCTTAACAGTGCCGAATCACGCGTTAAAGTTGCGCAAATTACGCTGTCGCAGATTGAAGAGACCTATAAAAGAGACAAACAACTGCATACCCAGGGGGTAATTGCCAGAGAAGACTTCGAATTGTCTGAAGCCAACTACAAGAAAGCGAAGGAAGAGGCACAGAACGCACAAGATGCTTTGGAGATTATACGCGACGGTATTGCCAAGAATTCGAAAGTAGCCAGTACAACACTTGTTCGCAGTACAATTACAGGTATGATTCTGGATGTGCCCATCAAGGTTGGTAACTCTGTAATCCAGTCCAACAACTTTAACGATGGAACAACCATTGCATCGGTAGCCAACATGAACGATATGATCTTTAAGGGAACCGTAGATGAGACCGAAATTGGCCGTATACACGAAGGAATGCCTATCCGGTTGACGGTTGGAGCAATGGAAAGCCGGGTATTTGATGCTATGCTGGAATATGTATCTCCTAAAGGTGTAGAGAAAAACGGAGCCATCTTATTTGAGATAAAGGCTGCCGTATCAATCCCGGGGGATGCATTTATCCGTGCAGGATATAGTGCAAATGCCGAAATCGTACTTAAAAAGTCAGAAAACGTACTAACCGTACCCGAAAGCACTGTAGAATTCAGCGGCGATTCGGCCTTTGTTCAGGTTGTAAAACAGGAAAAACCTGAGCAGGTGTTCGAAAAGAAGTACGTAAAAGTAGGATTAAGTGACGGTATTAAGATTGAAATTACGGAAGGTCTTACCGTTAAAAGCAAAATTCGTGGTGCTGCCATCGAGCCTAACAAGAAATAA
- the tnpC gene encoding IS66 family transposase, with the protein MNSKRIIELQEDQLKLSAQREKMYLEQLVRQSEQIERLSVQVGSLTETIRSLEKSLLQKNGDMQKVEGKNRRMSKLLSNKSEKLVPDTAKEEPTETAPPVLPKDRGNNNAKRKEYFSLETIVEHVYPDDPAFDKEKARVIGSVDSVMYTYSKATFKKIIYRQYNCVQQEKVYSGKAPRSPLQNSNYDASFIAGMLQLRYVYSMPVERIVKYFTENGFELNKATAHGLIKKSAGLMDRLDDVLHTAILEDDYLCMDESYHTILTKEKNKDGKGVRKGYIWAALANTKKLVQYFYENGSRSREVLTNYIGNHYKGAIQSDGLINYKILETDTYPDVIRLACFQHCKRQFLDLANDKEAIGIVNIINRLYQAEHKIDPKWKPDKILEHRQEYAPPILAELKSKLLEIQSNPSTLPKSPLSKAVNYTLNEYDALCNYIVRPDYALDNNAVERCMRSISLSRKNSLFCGSHAGAKRTALLYSLSISCKLHNINSFEYFTDILNRLAYISPTAPDQIYRDLLPDKWTKL; encoded by the coding sequence ATGAATAGCAAACGGATTATTGAACTACAGGAAGACCAGCTGAAACTTTCCGCTCAAAGGGAAAAGATGTATTTGGAACAACTCGTCCGGCAATCTGAACAAATAGAAAGACTCTCTGTCCAGGTTGGTAGTTTAACCGAAACAATCCGTTCGCTGGAAAAAAGCCTGCTTCAAAAGAACGGGGACATGCAGAAGGTTGAGGGGAAAAACCGGAGAATGAGCAAGCTTCTCTCCAATAAATCGGAAAAGCTTGTGCCCGATACCGCAAAAGAAGAACCGACAGAAACCGCTCCCCCTGTTTTGCCCAAAGACCGCGGAAACAACAATGCCAAACGGAAAGAATACTTCTCTCTAGAAACCATTGTCGAGCATGTATATCCCGATGATCCTGCCTTTGACAAAGAAAAGGCCAGGGTGATCGGATCTGTAGACTCCGTCATGTATACCTACAGCAAGGCTACTTTTAAGAAAATCATATACAGACAATATAATTGCGTACAGCAGGAAAAGGTTTACTCGGGTAAAGCCCCCAGATCTCCCCTGCAGAACTCAAACTATGATGCCTCCTTTATCGCCGGCATGCTTCAACTGCGGTATGTTTACTCCATGCCTGTGGAGCGGATTGTCAAGTATTTTACAGAAAATGGCTTTGAATTAAACAAAGCTACCGCCCACGGACTGATTAAGAAGTCTGCCGGATTAATGGACCGCCTGGATGATGTTCTTCATACAGCGATCCTTGAAGATGACTATCTTTGTATGGATGAAAGTTACCATACCATCCTTACCAAAGAGAAAAACAAGGATGGTAAGGGCGTACGCAAAGGGTATATCTGGGCTGCGCTGGCCAATACAAAGAAATTGGTCCAGTACTTTTATGAAAACGGGTCTCGATCCCGGGAGGTTCTGACCAACTATATCGGCAATCATTACAAAGGAGCCATCCAGAGTGACGGGCTGATCAACTATAAAATACTTGAGACCGATACCTATCCTGATGTAATCCGGCTGGCATGCTTCCAGCACTGCAAGCGTCAGTTCCTGGATCTCGCAAACGATAAAGAAGCCATCGGAATTGTCAACATAATCAACCGGCTTTATCAGGCGGAGCATAAGATTGACCCGAAATGGAAGCCCGACAAAATCCTTGAACATAGACAAGAGTACGCCCCACCCATACTGGCTGAACTAAAAAGCAAACTGTTGGAAATACAATCCAATCCATCCACCCTTCCCAAGAGTCCCCTCTCGAAGGCCGTGAATTATACTCTCAACGAGTACGATGCACTGTGTAATTACATTGTACGTCCGGACTATGCGTTGGATAACAATGCCGTGGAAAGATGTATGCGAAGCATATCTTTAAGCAGAAAAAACTCTCTTTTTTGTGGCAGTCATGCCGGAGCTAAAAGAACGGCATTGCTCTACTCGCTATCCATCTCCTGCAAACTTCATAATATAAACTCCTTCGAATACTTTACGGACATACTAAACCGACTGGCATACATAAGTCCAACCGCTCCCGATCAAATATATCGCGATTTACTTCCAGACAAGTGGACTAAACTCTAA
- a CDS encoding ISAs1 family transposase, translating to MTLLAFASSIEDYRFDRNKVHSAETIIYITLAAVICGAETWNEIEDFGHCKIDFFSRTIPSFNGIPSHDTFNRFFTVLDTSYFENQFREWVKSICGKYKGVVAIDGKTICGAYESEEAKLFRGTYLKPSSPKYKLHMVSAWAADNGISLGQIKTEEKSNEITAIPELLEALDIKECIITIDAMGCQKTIASKIIDKEADYVLAVKNNHMHLYKEIEHFFTIWSAEKPNRVSVYEKSETGHGRLEKRTCIACDNLYWLNTKDFTQWAGLKTFACVITERTVPGEKGPRKQKETRYYISSLALDAELIASSVRKHWSVENNLHWQLDVSFNEDYGRKKNNAAVNFSLVSKTALSMLKHYESKSSIARKRKSAGWSDDVLQSILSVEKF from the coding sequence ATGACATTGCTTGCTTTTGCTTCAAGTATCGAAGATTATCGTTTTGACAGAAATAAGGTTCACTCTGCAGAAACTATTATTTATATTACGTTAGCTGCCGTTATTTGCGGGGCCGAGACATGGAATGAAATAGAAGACTTTGGTCATTGTAAAATTGATTTCTTCTCTCGTACGATCCCTTCTTTTAATGGAATACCCTCACATGATACATTTAACCGATTTTTCACAGTCTTGGATACCTCATATTTTGAAAATCAATTCAGAGAATGGGTTAAATCCATATGTGGCAAGTATAAAGGCGTGGTTGCTATCGACGGCAAAACAATATGCGGAGCATATGAGTCTGAAGAGGCTAAATTATTCAGAGGTACCTACTTAAAACCATCGAGTCCCAAATATAAACTTCACATGGTAAGTGCCTGGGCCGCAGACAATGGAATAAGCCTTGGACAAATCAAGACAGAAGAAAAATCCAATGAAATTACCGCTATCCCCGAACTATTGGAAGCATTAGATATTAAAGAGTGTATAATCACTATTGATGCTATGGGATGTCAAAAGACAATAGCATCTAAAATAATAGACAAAGAAGCTGATTACGTTTTGGCTGTGAAAAACAACCATATGCATTTATACAAAGAAATAGAACATTTTTTCACCATTTGGAGTGCTGAGAAGCCCAACCGGGTAAGCGTTTACGAGAAGAGCGAGACTGGACATGGTCGTTTGGAAAAAAGAACTTGCATAGCCTGTGACAACCTATACTGGTTAAATACTAAAGACTTCACTCAATGGGCTGGTTTGAAAACATTTGCCTGTGTCATTACAGAGCGTACCGTTCCAGGCGAAAAAGGCCCTCGTAAACAAAAAGAAACCAGATACTATATTTCTTCATTAGCTTTAGATGCTGAATTAATCGCTAGTTCTGTCAGAAAACACTGGTCTGTGGAAAATAATTTACACTGGCAATTGGATGTCTCGTTTAATGAAGATTACGGAAGAAAGAAGAACAATGCTGCCGTCAACTTTTCGCTTGTCTCTAAAACAGCTTTATCTATGTTAAAGCACTATGAAAGTAAAAGTAGCATTGCTCGCAAAAGAAAATCAGCAGGATGGTCTGACGACGTTCTCCAAAGCATACTTTCTGTGGAGAAATTTTAA
- a CDS encoding TolC family protein, producing the protein MNKFKLYLPALLLCWSAQAQEPAKKWSLEECINYAIEHNIDLKQKVQDQESKKVDLSTSKNSWLPNLNAGLGQNFDFGRSPSKTGVIVDQNSANSSFYLQTSMPVFDGFKISNDIKARKLDLMASTENLNKAKEDLAINVASYFVEALYNKELLSVAELQVALTSEQVTRTDALVKAGKVPMSQLYDIKAQLAKDEVSLTESRNNVNLSLLNLAQMLELERSGQSFDISVPVVEDAIEKYMNSILPPDMVYNNAVDVKPQIKEQEYLLESQKKMLQVAKSGYLPKLDFNASYSNGYYHYSGGNDIVNTPFSDQIKQNERKTIGFSLSIPIFNRFQVRNSVRSNKIAILNRELMMESSKKTLYKEIQQAYFNATAAQEKYKAADKSVLASKEAFGYAEDKYNAGKSTVYEYSEAKTKYSQSLSEQIQAKYNYIFRAKILDFYNGVPIKL; encoded by the coding sequence ATGAATAAATTCAAATTATACCTGCCTGCACTCCTCCTATGCTGGAGTGCGCAGGCACAGGAACCAGCTAAGAAATGGTCGCTCGAGGAGTGTATAAACTACGCCATCGAGCACAACATTGATCTTAAACAAAAGGTACAAGATCAGGAAAGCAAAAAAGTAGACCTCAGTACGAGCAAGAACAGCTGGCTGCCCAACCTGAATGCCGGTTTGGGACAGAACTTCGACTTTGGCCGTTCGCCATCCAAAACGGGTGTGATTGTTGATCAGAACTCGGCCAACTCCTCTTTTTACCTGCAGACATCCATGCCTGTGTTTGACGGATTCAAGATTTCGAACGATATCAAAGCCAGAAAACTCGATTTGATGGCTTCTACCGAAAATCTGAATAAAGCCAAAGAAGACCTGGCCATCAACGTGGCTTCCTATTTTGTTGAAGCCTTGTATAATAAAGAACTGCTCTCGGTAGCCGAGTTGCAGGTTGCACTAACCAGCGAACAGGTTACACGTACCGATGCCCTTGTAAAGGCAGGCAAGGTTCCTATGTCGCAGTTGTACGACATCAAAGCTCAGCTGGCTAAAGATGAAGTTTCGCTTACCGAATCCAGAAACAATGTGAATCTTTCTCTGTTGAACCTGGCGCAGATGCTTGAACTGGAGCGTAGCGGACAATCGTTCGACATCAGCGTTCCGGTTGTGGAAGATGCTATTGAGAAATATATGAACAGCATCCTGCCTCCGGACATGGTGTACAACAATGCAGTTGACGTAAAGCCGCAGATTAAGGAGCAGGAATACCTTTTGGAAAGTCAGAAGAAAATGCTGCAAGTGGCAAAATCAGGTTATCTGCCCAAGTTGGACTTTAACGCAAGCTACAGCAACGGATACTATCACTACTCGGGAGGAAACGATATTGTAAACACTCCGTTTAGCGATCAGATCAAACAAAACGAACGTAAGACCATCGGTTTCAGTTTAAGTATTCCAATCTTCAACCGTTTCCAGGTACGCAACAGCGTACGTAGTAACAAGATTGCGATTTTGAACCGCGAACTGATGATGGAAAGTTCAAAGAAAACACTCTACAAAGAGATACAGCAAGCCTATTTTAATGCTACTGCAGCACAAGAAAAGTACAAAGCAGCGGATAAATCGGTGCTTGCCAGCAAAGAGGCCTTTGGCTATGCAGAAGATAAATACAACGCAGGTAAAAGTACGGTTTACGAATATAGTGAAGCCAAAACAAAATACTCGCAAAGTTTGTCTGAACAGATCCAGGCCAAATACAACTATATTTTCAGAGCCAAAATTCTGGATTTCTACAACGGCGTTCCAATCAAACTTTAG
- the tsf gene encoding translation elongation factor Ts, producing the protein MAVTMADISHLRKMSGAGMMDCKKALEEAGNDFDKAMEIIRKKGQAVAAKRSDREASEGCVLAAENAGFAAIVALKCETDFVAKNEQFVALTQDILNVAMSVKPETVEALLASPLADGRAIQEHITDRVGVTGEKMELGFYQFVNGASSVSYIHPGNKLATIVAFNEAVDHTVARDVAMQVAAMNPVAVRAEEVPQNVIDTEMEIARDKARQSGKPENLLDRIAQGALQKYYKENTLLQQEFIKDSKISIEEYLRQQSKTLTILAFSRVTLNVD; encoded by the coding sequence ATGGCAGTTACAATGGCTGATATTTCTCACCTTCGCAAAATGAGCGGAGCGGGAATGATGGATTGCAAGAAGGCTTTGGAAGAAGCTGGAAATGATTTCGATAAAGCAATGGAAATTATCCGTAAAAAAGGTCAGGCTGTTGCCGCAAAACGTTCAGATCGCGAAGCTTCTGAAGGTTGTGTACTGGCAGCCGAAAACGCTGGATTTGCTGCAATTGTAGCTTTGAAATGCGAAACCGACTTTGTGGCTAAGAACGAACAGTTTGTTGCCCTTACTCAGGATATCCTGAACGTAGCTATGAGCGTTAAACCAGAAACTGTAGAGGCTTTGTTGGCTTCTCCTTTGGCTGATGGCCGCGCTATTCAGGAACACATCACCGACCGTGTTGGTGTAACTGGCGAAAAGATGGAATTAGGTTTCTATCAGTTCGTAAATGGTGCAAGCTCTGTATCTTATATCCACCCGGGAAACAAATTGGCTACTATCGTTGCATTCAACGAAGCAGTTGATCACACAGTTGCCCGCGACGTAGCTATGCAGGTTGCTGCTATGAATCCGGTTGCTGTACGTGCAGAAGAGGTTCCTCAGAATGTTATCGATACAGAAATGGAAATTGCCCGCGACAAAGCTCGTCAGTCAGGCAAACCAGAAAATCTGTTGGATCGTATCGCTCAGGGTGCTTTGCAGAAGTATTACAAGGAAAATACATTGCTTCAGCAGGAATTTATCAAGGATTCTAAGATCTCAATTGAAGAATACCTTCGTCAGCAAAGTAAAACACTTACAATTCTTGCATTCAGCCGTGTTACATTAAACGTTGATTAA
- the rplM gene encoding 50S ribosomal protein L13 yields MDTLSFKTISANKATVNKEWVIVDATGQSLGRLCAKVAKLLRGKYKPNFTPHVDCGDNVIIINADKVVLTGNKWNDRVYLRYTGYPGGQIAFTPASLMKKGERRLFEKVVKGMLPKNRLGAKLLGNMYVYAGTEHKHEAQQPKEIDINSLK; encoded by the coding sequence GTGGATACTTTAAGTTTTAAGACCATTTCTGCAAACAAAGCAACTGTAAACAAAGAATGGGTGATTGTTGACGCAACAGGTCAGTCTTTGGGTCGCCTTTGCGCAAAAGTAGCAAAGCTTTTGCGTGGTAAGTACAAACCCAACTTTACCCCTCACGTTGATTGTGGTGATAATGTAATTATTATCAATGCAGACAAAGTCGTTCTTACCGGAAATAAGTGGAACGACCGTGTTTATCTGAGATACACTGGTTATCCAGGTGGACAAATCGCATTTACTCCTGCTTCATTGATGAAGAAGGGCGAACGTCGTTTGTTCGAAAAAGTAGTGAAGGGTATGCTGCCAAAGAATCGTCTGGGTGCGAAATTGCTTGGCAACATGTACGTGTATGCAGGCACTGAGCACAAGCACGAAGCTCAACAGCCTAAGGAAATTGATATAAACTCACTTAAATAA